The DNA window TTCGAGCCATCGCAAGTTTCCAACCTTGGAAGGGATCTTTCCAGTTAATTGATTCATGGACAAATTCAAGGTGCCCAACATAATGAGGCTGCTTATTTCTTCAGGGATTTCACCTTGTAAATTATTTGATGAAAGATCAATGCTCTTTACAAGATATAGAGTTGTGTTGTACACAAGTTCTTCTCCTTTTAGTGTTAGTGTGGCTTGATCAAACTCATCATAGTAGTTTCCATAAGAATCATCATTGACTAGCGAAGTTAAGTTATCCAAACACATGGGAATAGTACCTGAAAGGCTGTTGTGACTAAGGTCGAGGATGACAAGGCGATGAAGATTGAACAGTTGCTGAGAAATATGTCCACTAAAATAGTTGGACCGTAATCGTAGCCTAGACAACATAGATACGTTTGACCCTCCTATCCATATAGGTATTTTCCCAGATAACTTGTTGTCTCCAAGATCAATACTCCTCAAACTCGAACAATTTTGCAAGGCATTAGGAATTTCACCGCCAAAATTGTTGTCGTTGAGCTTTAATATTTCTAGGGAATGTAGTCCCCCCAATGAAGTGGGAATCTTACCAGAGAGATTGTTTTGACCAACATCTAGAAAGATCATATAGCTCTCTACTCTCCATGCATGAGGGAATTCTCCGTAAAATTGATTGCTCTTTAGAGACAGTATTTGCAAGTTCTGGATGTTACAAATTGAGGGAGGAATAATGCCATTCAAATGATTCTCATCAAGTAACAATTCTTGCAATTTGGGCATCATTTGGTCAATATTTGAGGAGATTGGCCCGGAAAATAAATTACTTTCGAGACAAAGGGAACTGACATTAGGGAAGCACCAAAGTGGGAGTGGGCCCTCCAACTGATTATGACTCAAATCAATAAACGTCAAATTTGGACATTTCAAATAGGATGGAAAATTTCCACGAAATTGGTTGTAAGACAAGTCTAGTAGGGTGAGTTGGGAAGATATCTTCAACAACCATTCATCTGGTATGGAATCTGAGATTCCATTACCACGAAGGATAACATCAAACAGTTCAGTTTGAGTTTGAAGCCATACCCAAAAACCAGAACTTACACCACAATTTATGATCCGAATTGTGTGGAGCTTGAAAGGAGGAACCCTGTCATAAGCCCCGTCGAAAATGAGGGAAATGGGCCGATCTATATTTCCTACTTCAAAATCTTGTAATCTGGTAAAATTTATGAAATGGGCTTCCGTTAGAATGCCTTCCCATGAATTACCAAGCAGACGTAGGGAAACTAGCTCATAGAGTTGTCCAATACTTTCTGGAATTGAGCCGTTCATATTATTATAAGTCAGGTCTAGTGTTCTCAAGGATGACAAGTTTCCGATAGAATCTGGAATTGAGCCCCACAAATTGTTTCCTCCAAGGTTGAGATTCTGTAAACTTCGAAACATTCCTAAAAAGGTCGGCAATTGGCTTTCAAGCTCGCAATAAGACAAATCTAGTGACTCTAATGTATTACTTGGACAATTTGAGAGACTCATCCAAAACTCTTCAATCCCCCCATCAAAGTTGTTCCCTGAAAGACTTAAGACCTTTAGTTTGCAGAAATTTCCACTCACTTTAGGAATTTGACCTTTTAAGCCTGTTCCAGATAAATCAAGGTTTTCCAAAGatttgaagtttgaaaattCACTTGGAAAATGATCCCTGAAATCATTCCCGGATAGATCAAGTGTTTTGAGGTTGGTAAGATTAAGAAACCAACTGGGAAATGAAAAACTTTTAATGCCATTATCCGACATATCAAGGACCAAAAGTGATGTCAAGTTAATCCTCTGCAGTGAGAGTGGAAGGAAGTTAATGCTCTGTAGTGAGAGTGGAATGCTTTCAATTTGGCACGAAGATAAATGCAACTCTAACAATGAAGGGAGCATGATAATATCATACGCCCAACTGACTCCTGTGCTCTTAAGGTTAACGCCATTGAGATTAATGTATTTCAGGGAAGAGAGGTGAGAAAGCCAATTCAAATTTTTGGAAGATAAGTCATAATTCCACCCGAGATCAAGAAAATTTAGGCTTGACAGGTTACCAAGAGAAGAGGGAATCTCTCCTCCAAATGACGCATATGAGAGATTGAGATATTGCAAACTTTTAAGCTCCCCAATGAACTTTGGAATTTGATTGCTATCAAACGAATTCTGGCTCAAGTCCAAGTAATTTAAATGTTTCAAGCTCAACAGAGAAGCATTTATCTTACCTTGCAAATAAGCATTTTCCCACTCTGCATCATTCCGGAGGTCCATCTTCACGACATGACTAGTGTTGTTGTTGCATGAAATACCTTCCCATTGACAGCAATCATGACCCACCCAAGACGAAAGCCTACCAGAATCATCAACAAGATGTTCTTTAAAGACAAGAAGCGCATGTCTTTCTTCATCAATGCATGAATTTGTCTTTACACCGCTTGAAATTTCATCACCAGCCAAACAGAAACGGAGTTTAGTAGGACTCTGCATGCAAGAAGAGaccaaaagcaaaagaagcaaATAGTGAGCAATAATGCGGTGACAATGGCTATCCATTATGACACACagtttttctttgctttgttgGTGAGATGTTTAGCTACTAAAATTAGTGCGATACCGGAATTTATAGGAAGAGATTATGGATGTAGGCTGGAGAGCTGAAAACGAAAGCCGTCTgatagagaaaagaaaaaaggctaACTGAAATGAGTGGCGGTTGTGATGGGTTGTGGAAATCCATATGCTGCGAAGACTTTGAATTAAGGGTCTTCATGTTCCATCACAAGTCACAACTTATCAACTTACTTATGGAAGCCGATTTGGATATGTTGTTATATTTTACACCACACATGCTGGTAGACTGGTAGTCACTACTTGGatatttacaagtttgcaaGCCGTGTAGGAGCAGAGATTATGAATGCATGGATGAGATGGCTAGCTACCTGTGGAAGTCTTTGCACACCGATTAGTCTTTGGTGGAAAATCCATATGTCTAGCCGTGGAAATTCAAAAATCATAATTGATGAAAGGGATTGGTAGAGAGAAGAGAGTGGCAATTGGCAatgcaagtgagaatgatagaATATTTGCGGTATTtttctgtctttttttttttaaatactagtGATATTCTAAACTAATTCATCTATTAATTTGTTCACTGATTCACATGCATTTAAGAAATTGCAAGAGGGATAGACAGAGACTGAAGCCCTAATCCATGACTCTGTTAACACTTTTTAGGGTTCTTACCGTTTAGCCCAACTAGAGGAATGGATGTGATTTGTTCCATTTTCCTCACTATTTGCGTATATACCAAGAATCGTTCCTTAAATCCTAAGAATGGCATAATATGTTCGCTCAATCAAAGGGAAGCAGCACTTAAACCTTGGTTCTTTCACTTGGTTTTGAGCTTGGTTGTGAGGACGGTGGTGCGCCGGAGAGATACAAAGAGAGGCAGGGTCGCCTACGTCACTTTAATTCCCAAACAAAAACACTTtctttatattttgcttatgtCCTTCTATGTAATTTTGCAATAGAATAAACTTGTCACCAAAACTTTCGTAAAAAAGTGGGTGAAAAAATTAGACAATATAGTGGACATAATAACACTCCTTATTTTTTGGTTTCTGTTTTGGTGTTTGGTGAAGCTGTATGTTTTGTAGAGCAATGGCTAACTTAGCGTGTTCAATCTGCTTGAACTATGATAAAGTGGTGACAAAAGTTGAAAAAGTGATTGTCTTTTCCCCCTCCTCAGATGCTTCAACGTTTGCTTGTATTTCGGGGAAGAGGTCAATGCTTGACTAAATCTAACCGTTGGGTTATTTGCAAGAAGCTTCTTTTTGGGGTTTTATACTACATCTATGTACAGAATGCACCAATGTTTGAATAGCTAAAAATGTTTAAACCCAGTTATCCGATACATCGATACAATATAAAATTTTCGGCACACCGATTATGAATGCATGAATGAGGTGACTAGCTACCTGTGGAAGTCTTTGCACACCGATTAGTATTTCATGGAAAATCCATGTCTAGCCGTGGAAAGTCATAAATCATAATTGATGAAAGGGATTGGTAGAGAGAAGAAAGTGGCAATTGGCAATGCAAGTGAGGATGATATAATATttgcggtttttttttttttcttttttttaaatactagtGATATTCTAAACTAATTCATCTATTAATTTGTTCATTAATTCACATGCATTTATGAAATTGCGAAAGGGATAGATAGAGACTGAAGCCCTAATCCCTAATTATATTCGCTCTTTTTAGGGTTCTTACCATTTAGCCAGACTAGAGGAAGAGACTtgatttgtttcattttctcaCTATTTGCGTCTATACCAAAAATCATTCCTTAAATTCCTAAGAATGGCACAATATGTTTGCTCAATCAAAGGGAAGCAGCACTTAAACCTTGGGTCTTTCGCTTGGCTTTGAGTTAGGTTGTGACGGTGGTGCGCCAAAGAGATACAGAGAGGCAAGATTGTCTACGTCACTTCAGTTCCCAAACAAAAACACTTtctttatattttgcttatgtCCTTCTATGGAATTttgcaataaaataaatttgtcACTAAAACTTTCAttaaaaatgggtgaaaaagtTAAAACAATATGGTGGACATAATAGCACTCattaatttttggttttgtttatgggagttttaacaaaacactcccggTTAGTGATGATCATGGTATATCCGTGTACTAGTCTGACTAAAATTAGTTTTACTCGAGAATTGTGATTCCTTCTTACACATACTATTCCTAGGATTACTAGGATCATCTTTATGAAATATTATCCTAATTAACACCACTTTAGTTTCTTCCTGATTTAACATATGCCATGTAAACCCTAGTTTTGGACCCTGTTGGAGAATAATAAAAGTGGGAAGTGTGAGAATATATTTAGGTTTCCTTGCTCTTATGGATTTAGGTTTTGCATCTGTCAATTAGGATTTGCTTTATTTCCTGTTTTGAATTTACAATTTAGTCTTGTTTcttgttttcctttaaattccaAATTCCCTATGTTGAAAAACCAATTTATTGGAAAACGAAATGAGTGGCGGTTGT is part of the Malus domestica chromosome 12, GDT2T_hap1 genome and encodes:
- the LOC139187508 gene encoding receptor-like protein EIX2, which produces MDLRNDAEWENAYLQGKINASLLSLKHLNYLDLSQNSFDSNQIPKFIGELKSLQYLNLSYASFGGEIPSSLGNLSSLNFLDLGWNYDLSSKNLNWLSHLSSLKYINLNGVNLKSTGVSWAYDIIMLPSLLELHLSSCQIESIPLSLQSINFLPLSLQRINLTSLLVLDMSDNGIKSFSFPSWFLNLTNLKTLDLSGNDFRDHFPSEFSNFKSLENLDLSGTGLKGQIPKVSGNFCKLKVLSLSGNNFDGGIEEFWMSLSNCPSNTLESLDLSYCELESQLPTFLGMFRSLQNLNLGGNNLWGSIPDSIGNLSSLRTLDLTYNNMNGSIPESIGQLYELVSLRLLGNSWEGILTEAHFINFTRLQDFEVGNIDRPISLIFDGAYDRVPPFKLHTIRIINCGVSSGFWVWLQTQTELFDVILRGNGISDSIPDEWLLKISSQLTLLDLSYNQFRGNFPSYLKCPNLTFIDLSHNQLEGPLPLWCFPNVSSLCLESNLFSGPISSNIDQMMPKLQELLLDENHLNGIIPPSICNIQNLQILSLKSNQFYGEFPHAWRVESYMIFLDVGQNNLSGKIPTSLGGLHSLEILKLNDNNFGGEIPNALQNCSSLRSIDLGDNKLSGKIPIWIGGSNVSMLSRLRLRSNYFSGHISQQLFNLHRLVILDLSHNSLSGTIPMCLDNLTSLVNDDSYGNYYDEFDQATLTLKGEELVYNTTLYLVKSIDLSSNNLQGEIPEEISSLIMLGTLNLSMNQLTGKIPSKVGNLRWLETLDLSHNQLSGQIPQSLSSLTFLSHLDLSYNNLSGRIPSGNQLQALNFSSIYVGNLWLCGIPLSTKCPEDDTFTAKDAKDKNGDGKDNLWLYVSVALGFIIGFWGICGTLILKTSWRCAYFQFIDDIKDKVALAITLKVTRFKRFLF